Within the Pseudomonas fulva genome, the region AGGCGCCGGGTGTGGTGGATGGCAAGTCGCTGCGTGAACTGCACATCCGTCTGCGCGAGCAACCCAAAGCCGAGTGATAACCTGCTGCGCTTGATCATGCTGCGTTGGAAAGCGGTTCGAAATGCTCATTTGCCACAGCAAACTGCGCTTTCTCGCCGCTTTTCGTCTTGCCTGATCTGCGCTCGCGACGGTTCTCGTCTCGGCTTGTGCCGGCTGCAAACTAATTTGAAGGAAATGGAGTGAGTTATGGCTGGTCATTCCAAATGGGCCAACATCAAGCACCGCAAGGGGCGTCAGGACGCCAAGCGCGGCAAGATCTTCACCAAGCTGATCCGCGAGCTGACGGTCGCTGCCAAGCACGGCGGTCCGATCCCGGCGGATAATCCGCGCCTGCGTCTGGCCGTCGACAAGGCGCTGACCAACAACATGTCGCGCGACGTGATCGACCGCGCCATCGCCCGGGGTGCCGGTAACAACGAAGCCGACAATGTGGTCGAGTTCAGCTACGAGGGTTACGCACCGAGTGGCGTGGCGATCATCGTCGAAGTGATGACCGACAACCGTAACCGCACCGCTGCCGAAGTGCGTCATGCCTTCACCAAATGCGGTGGCAACCTCGGCACCGACGGCTCGGTTGCCTATATGTTCGAGCGCAAGGGGCAGATCAGCTTCGCCTCGGTGGATGAAGATGCGCTGATGGAAGCGGCCCTGGAAGCCGGCGCCGATGACGTGGAGATGGGCGAGGAGGGCGCAGCCCTGGTGTCGACCAGCTTCACCGAGTTCCATGCCGTCAACGAAGCCCTGGCAGCGGCCGGCTTCAAGGCCGAGGAAGCGGAGATCGCCATGATCCCGTCGATCAGTGCGCCGATCACCGACCTGGAAACCGCGCAGAAAGTCTTCAAGCTGATCGACATGCTCGAAGACCTGGATGACGTGCAGAACGTCTACCACAACGCCGAAGTCTCCGACGAGATCATGGAGCAGCTGGGCTGATCCAGCGCTGCATCCAGGCCGGAAGTCTGCCATTGTGCGCTTCCGGCTTTTTTATGGGCGCCTTTCGCTGGCTGGAGCTTGCCGATCGAGGGTCGTCTAGGCCAAATCCTTTGAGTGACGGCTGGCGCTCGGCGCCCCTATACTCGCGCCTGGATAAATAGACAGTGTGGCGACCAGCGCCACGGGTGGATGACTGGCATGACGCTGATTCTGGGAATCGACCCCGGTTCCCGCATTACCGGCTATGGGGTGATACGCGATACCGGGCGCACCTGCGAGTACGTGGCTTCCGGGTGCATCCGCACCGGTGCCGGGCCCCTGGCCGAGCGCTTGCAGATCGTGTTTCGTGGCGTCAGTGAGGTGATTCGTACCTTCGGGCCGGTGACCATGGGCATCGAACAGGTGTTCATGGCGCGCAATGCCGACTCCGCACTCAAACTCGGCCAGGCGCGGGGCGCGGCCATCGTCGCCGCCGTCGAGGCGGGCCTCGAGGTCAGCGAATACACCGCCACCCAGGTCAAGCAGGCGGTGGTCGGCACCGGTGGGGCCGACAAGGAGCAGGTGCAGATGATGGTCATGCACCTGCTCAAGCTGGTGCAGAAACCGCAGATCGATGCCTCCGATGCCCTGGGTATCGCCCTGTGCCACGCCCACCACCGGCAGAGTCTGATTCCCCATGGTCTGGCCAGCGCCAAGCGGCGTGGTGGCCGGCTTCGTTTATAGGCAGTCGTTCAGGTCGGTGGCAGCTCGTCGCAGCTGCGCGTGACCTCGGGCGGTATTGAATCTTCTATGTAAGGAATGCGTCGGTGATCGGACGTTTACGCGGCACCCTGGCGGAAAAGCAGCCGCCACATTTGATTCTGGATGTGAACGGTCTGGGCTATGAGCTGGAAGTCCCCATGACCACGTTGTACCGTTTGCCCCCGGTAGGCGAGCCGCTGACGCTGCATACCCACCTGGTGGTGCGCGAGGATGCTCACCTGCTTTACGGCTTTTTCGAGAAGCGCGAGCGCGAGCTGTTCCGTGAGCTGATCCGCCTCAATGGCGTCGGCCCCAAGTTGGCCCTGGCGCTGATGTCCGGGCTGGAGATCGACGAGCTGGTGCGCTGCGTGCAGGCCCAGGATACCGCCGCGCTGGTGAAGATTCCCGGGGTCGGCAAGAAGACCGCCGAGCGCCTGCTGGTCGAACTCAAGGATCGCTTCAAGGCCTGGGAAGCGGTACCTGGCATGGCGCCACTGGTGGTTGAACCTCATGCCGGGGGCGCAGTCTCAAGCGCGGAGAATGATGCGGTGAGTGCGCTTATCTCCCTGGGCTACAAGCCTCAGGAAGCCAGTCGTGCCGTTTCGGCAGTCAAAGAAGATGGTTTGAGTAGTGAAGACATGATCCGCCGCGCGCTGAAAGGAATGCTCTAGATGCTCGACGCCGACAGGTTGGTGACGGCGGGCAGTCGCGACCGCGACGAGCAGGTCGACCGCGCCATTCGCCCGCTCAAGCTGGCCGAGTACATCGGCCAGCCGGTGGTGCGCGAGCAGATGGAGCTGTTCATCCAGGCGGCGCGCGGGCGCAAGGAGTCCCTGGATCACACCCTGATCTTCGGCCCACCCGGCCTTGGCAAGACCACCCTGGCCAACATCATTGCCCAGGAAATGCAGGTTTCCATCAAGAGCACCTCGGGCCCGGTGCTCGAGCGCCCCGGCGACCTGGCGGCGCTGCTGACCAATCTCGAGCCGGGTGATGTGCTGTTCATCGATGAAATCCATCGCCTCTCGCCCATCGTCGAAGAAGTGCTGTACCCGGCGATGGAGGACTTCCAGCTCGACATCATGATCGGTGAGGGACCGGCTGCTCGCTCGATCAAGCTGGATCTGCCGCCGTTCACCCTGGTCGGCGCCACCACGCGGGCCGGCATGCTGACCAATCCATTACGTGACCGTTTCGGTATCGTCCAGCGCCTGGAGTTCTACAACACCGAAGACCTGGCCACCATCGTCAGCCGTGCCGCCGGCATCCTCGGCCTGCCCATCGAGGCGCGCGGCGCCGTGGAGATCGCCCGTCGCGCCCGCGGCACGCCGCGAATCGCCAACCGCCTGCTGCGCCGCGTACGCGATTTCGCCGAGGTGCGTGGCCAGGGCGCGATCACCCAGCAGGTCGCCGACCTGGCGCTGAACCTGCTGGACGTCGATGAGCGCGGTTTCGATCACCAGGATCGACGCCTGCTGCTGACCATGATCGAGAAGTTCGACGGCGGCCCGGTAGGGGTCGACAGCCTGGCCGCGGCGATCAGCGAGGAGCGGCACACCATCGAGGACGTGCTCGAGCCGTACCTGATCCAGCAGGGTTACATCATGCGCACGCCGAGAGGGCGCGTGGTGACCCGTCACGCTTACCTGCACTTCGGCCTGAACGCGCCCAAACGCATGGACGAGCGGCCAACGCTCGACCTGTTCAATGATGGAGACGCGCCATGAAAAAAATACTTGCGCGCCCGATTGGCAAGACACGGGGCTGGCACTAGAGTATGCGCGCGCAAGATGCCGGTCAGCCGTTCGCCCATCGCTGTCGTGTCTATTACGAGGACACCGATGCGGGCGGAGTCGTCTATTACGTCAACTACCTCAAATTCATGGAGCGGGCCCGTACCGAGCGACTGCGTGAACTGGGTTTTTCCCAGTCGACGTTGGCCGGTGAGGGGCTGCTGTTCGTCGTGCACTCCAGCGAAGCGCGCTACCACGCGCCGGCGCGACTGGACGACGAGTTGCTGGTCAGTGCTGAAGTGTATGAGTTGAACCGCGCCAGCCTGCGCTTTCGTCAGCAGGTCAGGCGGGCGGCGGATGACGTGCTGCTTTGCGAAGGGCAGTTTCTGGTGGCCTGTGTGCGCGCCGATAATTTCAAACCCCGGGCCATGCCCCCGTCTCTGCGAACGGCGTTCGCTGAGCAGGGTGACGGTGCCGGTACATCTACTGCAGGAGAGTAAGCGTGGAAGCCAACGCAAATGCCGTTGACCACATGTCGATGTGGAGTCTGATCAGCAACGCCAGCCTGGTGGTGCAGTTGGTGATGCTGACCCTGGTGGCCGCATCGGTCATCTCATGG harbors:
- the ruvB gene encoding Holliday junction branch migration DNA helicase RuvB; translated protein: MLDADRLVTAGSRDRDEQVDRAIRPLKLAEYIGQPVVREQMELFIQAARGRKESLDHTLIFGPPGLGKTTLANIIAQEMQVSIKSTSGPVLERPGDLAALLTNLEPGDVLFIDEIHRLSPIVEEVLYPAMEDFQLDIMIGEGPAARSIKLDLPPFTLVGATTRAGMLTNPLRDRFGIVQRLEFYNTEDLATIVSRAAGILGLPIEARGAVEIARRARGTPRIANRLLRRVRDFAEVRGQGAITQQVADLALNLLDVDERGFDHQDRRLLLTMIEKFDGGPVGVDSLAAAISEERHTIEDVLEPYLIQQGYIMRTPRGRVVTRHAYLHFGLNAPKRMDERPTLDLFNDGDAP
- the ybgC gene encoding tol-pal system-associated acyl-CoA thioesterase; the protein is MRAQDAGQPFAHRCRVYYEDTDAGGVVYYVNYLKFMERARTERLRELGFSQSTLAGEGLLFVVHSSEARYHAPARLDDELLVSAEVYELNRASLRFRQQVRRAADDVLLCEGQFLVACVRADNFKPRAMPPSLRTAFAEQGDGAGTSTAGE
- the ruvC gene encoding crossover junction endodeoxyribonuclease RuvC: MTLILGIDPGSRITGYGVIRDTGRTCEYVASGCIRTGAGPLAERLQIVFRGVSEVIRTFGPVTMGIEQVFMARNADSALKLGQARGAAIVAAVEAGLEVSEYTATQVKQAVVGTGGADKEQVQMMVMHLLKLVQKPQIDASDALGIALCHAHHRQSLIPHGLASAKRRGGRLRL
- the ruvA gene encoding Holliday junction branch migration protein RuvA, which translates into the protein MIGRLRGTLAEKQPPHLILDVNGLGYELEVPMTTLYRLPPVGEPLTLHTHLVVREDAHLLYGFFEKRERELFRELIRLNGVGPKLALALMSGLEIDELVRCVQAQDTAALVKIPGVGKKTAERLLVELKDRFKAWEAVPGMAPLVVEPHAGGAVSSAENDAVSALISLGYKPQEASRAVSAVKEDGLSSEDMIRRALKGML
- a CDS encoding YebC/PmpR family DNA-binding transcriptional regulator, giving the protein MAGHSKWANIKHRKGRQDAKRGKIFTKLIRELTVAAKHGGPIPADNPRLRLAVDKALTNNMSRDVIDRAIARGAGNNEADNVVEFSYEGYAPSGVAIIVEVMTDNRNRTAAEVRHAFTKCGGNLGTDGSVAYMFERKGQISFASVDEDALMEAALEAGADDVEMGEEGAALVSTSFTEFHAVNEALAAAGFKAEEAEIAMIPSISAPITDLETAQKVFKLIDMLEDLDDVQNVYHNAEVSDEIMEQLG